aactaagattgaattgaaatgtaatattctaaaatttataaatgtaattattaaaatataaaatttataaattaaaattgaaagaaatatgaataagaaataaaatttaaaaaaatgtaatctaGAAAGAAGATTTTTTTTCCCCAAAGCTAGTGAGGAATTTCAATGTTCATGGGAATTGATTCTACATTTAATTTTCCATTATGCTTTCTGCCATTTTGTAAAGTAGCACAGCAATCTATACCAGTTTCTTGGAGTGAAGAGGTAACAACcaattatatatagtttatcCCATTTTCTATCATAAAcctagttaataaaaaaattattaactattagaaaaactattatttttaagagaAGAGGTCAATTTAGTAACGGTTGTaccatattattttttttttgtgacaGAAGATCTTCCATGAttataactttaataatatatattaattaatcttaCAATATCTTTGTTATAAAATGCAGTCACTATCTTGAATTAACAATGcgtaaaacaataaataaattgttgtcGTGTTGTGAGGAAAATTCATGGAAGTTCGGAATTAAAAGGACATTATCAACTCTTAATTAAAAACGGTGAGGAATTAAGATTATCGTTCAATTAAAACTACTTTAATTGAGTGATTAAATTAAAGCCATTGATTAGTTTATTGGCTCATTACCCTAATTATAATCGAACTCATCATTAACCTTGATTTCATATCTAGCAAACTAAAGTAAAGTAATTTTTGtgaagaaattatttttcataaataaatggACAAGAATTCACTTTATAGTAGCTATGTATAAATTCTAGTTAGATATGAAAAATctttataaaatagtaattgtattatttatagattaaaattatatcaaatttgaTATCTAAAAAGTACCTTAACTCGAAcatttattaagataaaaactaaactattttttacgtaaataaataaataagttataaaactatttataaaatagtaattgtattatttttttaaatttaactatttttttaaatttaatcatttttaattataacactagttataaaataaataaataaatatttacagtaaagttaaaaaaattatttatatataatttcagCGAAAACAAAACCATATGATCAAgttattaatgttaataaaatgtGATTAAGTTAAGTGTATTAatcaaagttaattaaaataattaactatgtGGATTAGGTCTCTTTagataaaattcataaatataatataaatattacaatacatGAGGTAAACTAAGTACtcattattaaaacatttacaATACACTCGActaacttaattattaaaatatcttttgcAGATATATCTCTTCTTAATCTTGAAAAGACGTGGACATCAaacattttagtttaaaggTACGAAGTTGGAAGCATACTCCTTTTTAGTCTGAAGATACATTAAAGTCTTGAACCATttgaatttaaagaataatgaatCTTTACTACTTTAAAAAATCTTCTGATTTTggtcttaaaaaaataattattatataaaaaaacaatacacATACGTATGTGTTTTTACCGGTGTATAGATTAAGAGTAAAAAgagaatttgatattttaatactttaacTTAGAGACTTAATATAGgtatattaagataaaaattgaactaatttttataacaaaaaaaagtttttacttataaataaattgataaaatttcactTTGTATAAATTCTAATCAGATATGAAACATCATTATTgtataattcataaattaaaatgaacttgGTCGTTTAATTTAGGTCTattaagatagaaaaaaaaaaactcattaagTGACTATAAGTAATATAACTTTAacatattatgtttatttttatttttaaaattcaattaatttgaaCTATTTGTTTGTATAAGCATATTTATGTAAGaggaaaatatttgaaaaatatattaaaaaataataaaatctaaaaatagaaagaaaattcattttataaaataatttggttCTTGCAATAATAACCAGAATGAATTAAAGTGATATTGAAAGTTTTATAACAAGTGAAGACAAATCAAagaaataatatacaaaaaaaatattcacatatctattatttttaaattttaaactaaaaatagtGTTATTCCTcttagttaaatatattttcagtttttaaatttaaacataaaattagaactcgtttttatttaaaatttcaatatattttagttcttaaacttaaaaaataataaatataatttttttaattcaatagtttcttaatttacattttaaatgatattttacattgaaatttaaattaaaatgtgaaaaataatataaataacttaaattttaatataaaattatttttttatcgaattatatttaaatgattatatttgaagattaaattatataaaagctgatacaaacaaattcaatttcatagtttataaagttaaaaataaatttaatgcatataaaatattaattttatttcagcaTTAATGCAAGGGATGTGACACGGAACAAAGATTCGTGCGAGAGTGGTGGTAGATACTGAAAGGGCCCTACGAAAAACATTATATAACTAATTCTACAGTGGAGCACACCTTCTGTACTTCATTTCAATTTACTACTATTACGTGTTTCTGTAATTcaccaaaaacataaatatcaAAGTTTTGTcgtattttattgttattgttttagatttgaattttggGTTCCTTAGAAGAAAGTGTGTCGTACAAATCATGTTAcccatttttctatttttcatttttcatgtttttaataTGTTCTCATCACTTGTTTTTTCTTCCTCTACCGACACTGCTTTCgtccttttttcttctttttcgaATTAAATATTCATCTCAAAACTCATTATTTTACCTTAGTTTCTATagtaaaacaatattatataatttaattatattattttgcaaaattacttttaatttttcctttttttattttcgatTTGTAGGCAAGAGGGTAAAGTACTTTCCATCATCTACATTAGAATTGAATTTTAGTAttagaatttgaaattaaatcaTAGTTTATTGACCTCCAATCAtcagtttctttttcttttcactgaCAATTACTTATTATTGCACATGTCATTGTTTctatactttaaatttaatggCTGGCATAACACCTTTCCAACCTCATCATATTCCTTTCAAGACCAACTTATAAACAATACAATcgattcattttttatataaattaattcaacatgTGGATAATAAACAttcagttttatattttttacataattttttgtgacatatacattatttattttattattgtcttGTGTTTCCTTGatatacattatatattttatacaaatgttttgaaaataaaattatcctTATTAAATTAAACCAACCATGCATGCATTTGACCATTTactaaatataaacaattacTCCTACTATTACTAACAATGTAATGTCTCTTACAGCTATATTTGCTTATcgctttaaaaaaaatgtcacagAATagaattaactttatttaaaaaatattaagtaatttaaaattttaaaaaattacaaattcatCCATGCAATAATTGTAAAATAACCAGTTTGCGTTTTCATTATAGCATCTGATAATCACCTTTAGTTTTTTTAGGCGTTATTAATTGAAGATTTTGACTCTACTATCTCTCAAACATTCACAAATATTGATCTCTTAACCTAGAAAAACGTGAAATTGAAACCGACCAACCACTTGCTCTTGCTTGAAACTCAGTCATCTAGAACAAAGCAACATCATCAGAATCCGGAAACACACATAATTAGAGCAACAAAGCAAGAACTTGGTTCACATTATCAAACCACAGAAGAAGGAAAACCAGAAAATAAGGAAGATCTGAACAAAATCTTCATCATGTTCAATTATCATCGATCATGAACCAAGAAAGGAACGCATCCAAAACTCATTACACAACTAGTATTTCTCCATATACAAACTCATCATATGTTACAGCATTAATCTTACGTTCTCCGTCactgtaaaaagaaaatttcacaAACCCACTCATCTTTTCACGtattattaactttaattaCACTTGAACAGCAGAGAAACTAACCTCTGTTTACAGCCATGTTACGCATgtatcaaaataacaaaatttagaCATTATCAGACATCTTCGTACTGTGTCTGAGCCAAAACTAAAGTTTCACTTTCATCGTCACATGCATAATAAAAGCATGTGGAAGACATCAAAGTGTAGAATTTTAAGGATGAAACTTGGATTGTGATGAAAGAAGGCATCTTGAGAAAGATATTCACatttgattttatgtttatCAAGAATCGAGAGAAAATGGGGTGCGTAAAAGATCATAAGGTGACCAAAGAGCATCGAGAGGACAAGGTCTGTTAGCGTCCAATCTGACCCAGGGTTTACCCTTCCCACTCCAATGCAACAAACTAACAGTACCAGGGTGAAGATCCCGACACAGACCACGAAAGTTGTCTCCTCCGAGACCGTGCTGGTTCCACCTATGATCCACCGGAACAATGTTCCCCGCAAACACAAGCAAAAACGGCGGCAACGAACCCAGTTCGTAGATTCTCATCCTCTTCTGAACCTCCATCCACTCTTCGATCTTCCTCGTGTACTCCCCCACGCGCCACCGTTCCAAATCAATCACCATCACCCCCGTGTTGAAGTAACAGGCTCTCCGCTCCGCGAACGTCAGCGACAGCGAAGGGTTCGACCAGAACGTGGGCGTGAAGTAGGAGGTGAAGTTCGCGTTGCAGTATTCCGGCGCCGCCAGCACACTATGTTCTCCCAGCGGCGTGGCTGCCAGTTTGGCGATATCGTCGACAAGTACGAGGTCGGAGTCGAGGTACACCACGCGCTTGACGCAGCGTGGGATTAGGGTGGGGAAGTAGCTGCGCGCGTAGTTCAGGGGGCAATCGAGTGCGGCGCGGATTGAGGTGGAGATGAGGCCGGAAACGAGGTGGTCGTGGAAGGGGTAGATTTGGAAATTGAGGTAGGGGAAGGAGGTGGCGATTGTGGCGCGTAGGAGGGAGGCGTTGGAGGAgcagacgaagtggaagaagacgTTTTGGGGGCAGGAGGAGTGTTGGAGAACGGAGAGGATCGCCGCCATTGAACCTCGGATGTATGTGGTGTCCAGCGTCATTGCCACGTGGACAGCTTGTTCGGAGCATAATAGGTTTGAATGTTGGGTGTCGGAAAGAGAAGGACATTTTGGGGAGTTGTAGAATTGAGGTGCTTCTTTGAATTGTTGGGTGAAGAGGGTGTTTGTGGAGGACACGCAcgacaagaagaagaagaatactAAGAGGGAGAGATTTCTTAGAAGATTTGAATTGAACATCATCGTTGTTGTGTGTGCTgagaatgaatgaaaaaataagAGAGATCTTTGGGATGGCTTATAATTGGAATTTGAGGTTTCAAACAACACGCTTTTGAGTTAGCTAGCAAAGTTATAAAGTATTAGCAATAGAGAAAGATTGAGAGGGAGGAAGAGAA
This window of the Vigna angularis cultivar LongXiaoDou No.4 chromosome 7, ASM1680809v1, whole genome shotgun sequence genome carries:
- the LOC108337422 gene encoding probable galacturonosyltransferase-like 1, with the translated sequence MMFNSNLLRNLSLLVFFFFLSCVSSTNTLFTQQFKEAPQFYNSPKCPSLSDTQHSNLLCSEQAVHVAMTLDTTYIRGSMAAILSVLQHSSCPQNVFFHFVCSSNASLLRATIATSFPYLNFQIYPFHDHLVSGLISTSIRAALDCPLNYARSYFPTLIPRCVKRVVYLDSDLVLVDDIAKLAATPLGEHSVLAAPEYCNANFTSYFTPTFWSNPSLSLTFAERRACYFNTGVMVIDLERWRVGEYTRKIEEWMEVQKRMRIYELGSLPPFLLVFAGNIVPVDHRWNQHGLGGDNFRGLCRDLHPGTVSLLHWSGKGKPWVRLDANRPCPLDALWSPYDLLRTPFSLDS